Genomic window (Alnus glutinosa chromosome 9, dhAlnGlut1.1, whole genome shotgun sequence):
TTGGCAAGACCTCGCAGAGAACGATTTCATATACCCAGCGCACGGCCAAGAGTACGTTCTCAAGGGGTCGGAGCTCCTCGACCCGTGCCTGAGCAGTAAGGTCCACGAAACGGCATCTTCGCGATCCCTGAGGCCGCCGGAGACAGACAAGTCCGACGAGGTTCCCGATTTCCCGGTGATCACGCGGCGAAGAAACCAGTCGTGGAGCTCGATCGATCTCCACGAGTACAAGGTCTACAAGGCCGAGTCGTCCGGCGAGTCCGCCGGAAAAGCTGCCGCCGACGCGTCGACTCAGACCGAAGAAAAGCGAAGAAGGCGCAGACCAGCCAGAGAGATAGAAcatgcagaagaagaagaacgagaagAACGAGAAGAGAAAGGTCAACGGGAAATGTGTCAGAGTCAAAGCACGGAGCTGAGCAGGGACGAGATCTCGCCTCCGCCGTCCGATTCAAGCCCCGAAACCCTAGAATCTCTAATGAAGGCCGATGGACGGCTGGTGCTCGGTTCAACTGGCGCGAATGAGGACAATTCGAATCGGACGGTTGAGATTTGTCCAAGCGGGAGGATGAAGGCTTCGTCTGTTCTGATGCAGTTGATCTCGTGCGGTTCGATCTCTTTCAAGGACTGTGGGTCCACGCCAGCGAAGGATGAGGCGTTCTCTTTGATTGGGCACTATAAGGCGAGGTTGCCCCGCGGAGCAGCAAACAATCAGGCGGGGACTTCGACGAGAATATCGAGTTTTAGGGGGGTGAAATTGGAAGATAAGGAGTATTTTAGCGGGAGCTTGGTCGAGacgaacaagaaagaagagattcCAAGTCTGAAGAGGTCGTCTTCTTATAATGCAGATCGGTAGGCCTCTCCGATCCCTCCTCTATATTGCTTTTTGAGCTTTCGATTTTCGTTTGCCGGTTAGAGAATCACATGCTCACAGTACATAGTACCGACGTTCACACTTCCTGTTCGTCTAATTATTGGGTATCGTTGGCTGTAGACTTTGACTTCCACACAGTTCACGCGTTACGCCACAACTCACaaggaaaattttataataagaagGTAATTCGTGATTGCGTCTTTGAGTTAAGATCGTGTCAAATCTCGTTAATGGAATAAgattatataataaattttaattcgattaatttaattaaacatgttaaGACCATTCAATTCTAACACATTAATTCTGTGGTTGATATAAATTTGCGAGCGTCAAAAATTATTAATCGTAAATGTTTCGTGTTGAGACGTAGATATAAGACTATACAAACCtaatttaattcattaatttcgtgtcgtaaaaaattgttaaacttGAACTAATAAGCATTTTATGAAAAGCTATTGATATTACAAATTTGAGTTCAGTGTTTGTCTTACCAAAGCTGATTTTATAGTGTTAGTGCTATTTTTAGCATGTGAGTTCTAATAAATTGCCAGGACATCATTGGTTTCTACTTTTGAGATTCTTATTTGGTTTTTTGCCTTTTGTCTTTTGCGctctcttttttaaatattaaaatactaCCGAacagcatttttttcttttatgtcaaattagaacattttttaaataaaataaaaaacaaaaaaactcccAAAATATAGTATCATACGTGCCCCTTTTATTTGTATTAGGATGAATCGTGTCATGGGCTTAAGCAATTGCTAATTTGGACGGTCTTATTTTCCACCAATTTTTTGTTATCGATCAAAGAATATGTATGTTAGTGATTTGACTAAGCTTTTTGAAAGCAACAACTTTTACACTAAAATTGGAAAGGAAACTTTTATCAAAGAAAACGATTTGTTCGTTATGTAGTACATAAGAAGGTTTGGGAAAGAGATAGTAGTGTGTGAAGTGCGTTGCTCCAGAAGCATGAGTTCAGGGACGGACGGAATAAAGGTTGATTTG
Coding sequences:
- the LOC133877958 gene encoding protein SOSEKI 5, with translation MAVASRGRSATELQVPTKWRDRDASPERTKVWTEPKVKAAEKRSVPVVYYLSRNGQLEHPHFMEVPLSSPEGLHLRDVINRLNLLRGKGMASMYSWSSKRSYRNGFVWQDLAENDFIYPAHGQEYVLKGSELLDPCLSSKVHETASSRSLRPPETDKSDEVPDFPVITRRRNQSWSSIDLHEYKVYKAESSGESAGKAAADASTQTEEKRRRRRPAREIEHAEEEEREEREEKGQREMCQSQSTELSRDEISPPPSDSSPETLESLMKADGRLVLGSTGANEDNSNRTVEICPSGRMKASSVLMQLISCGSISFKDCGSTPAKDEAFSLIGHYKARLPRGAANNQAGTSTRISSFRGVKLEDKEYFSGSLVETNKKEEIPSLKRSSSYNADRSSQLQLAEEEREGVSTKCIPRKPKTVPAKKEGNNDGSCMAGGSSQRGSKRLDV